Proteins found in one Paenibacillus borealis genomic segment:
- a CDS encoding MerR family transcriptional regulator: MGYSIKTIAQKSGLSQYTLRYYEREGVLPVVARDVNGNRCFDDEDLELISLICCLKDTGMAIADIKQFIALSKEGVSALPDQRRLLQEHKVHIDEKIKFFQSFAQKVDHKIAYFASLENEAKAARS; this comes from the coding sequence ATGGGATACAGCATAAAAACCATAGCACAAAAAAGCGGATTGAGCCAATATACGCTGCGTTACTACGAACGGGAGGGTGTATTGCCGGTTGTGGCAAGGGACGTTAACGGCAACCGGTGTTTTGACGATGAGGATCTGGAACTAATTTCATTAATCTGCTGTCTCAAGGATACAGGTATGGCCATTGCCGACATTAAGCAATTCATCGCTCTCTCCAAGGAAGGAGTAAGCGCATTACCCGATCAGCGCAGACTGCTGCAGGAGCATAAAGTGCATATTGATGAGAAGATCAAGTTCTTCCAGAGCTTTGCACAAAAGGTGGATCATAAAATTGCTTATTTTGCCTCACTGGAGAATGAAGCGAAAGCAGCCAGATCCTAA
- a CDS encoding aldo/keto reductase, with product MVKRINAANGALEVAEISLGCMRIADLSPQEADVHIHSALEAGIDFFDHADIYAAGKAEEVFGDVLAASPGMRDQLMIQTKCGIRNGFFDFSKEHIVNSVENSLKRLKTDYVDVLLLHRPDTLMEPEEVAEAFDQLESRGLVKHFGVSNQNPLQIELLKKNVKQPLLFNQLQLSVMVTGMIDSGINVNMTNSGSVVHDGGILEYSRLHDMTIQPWSPFQYGFFEGVFLGNEKFPELNEVINRLAAEKGVADTAIAIAWLLRHPAKMQPIVGTTNTKRLLDIAKASDITLSRQEWYEIYRAAGNVLP from the coding sequence ATGGTAAAAAGAATTAACGCTGCTAATGGTGCGCTTGAGGTCGCTGAAATTTCCCTGGGCTGCATGCGGATCGCTGACTTGTCTCCCCAAGAGGCTGATGTACATATTCACAGCGCCCTCGAGGCCGGTATAGACTTTTTTGATCACGCTGACATTTATGCTGCCGGTAAAGCTGAAGAAGTGTTCGGCGACGTGCTGGCCGCAAGTCCCGGCATGCGGGATCAGCTGATGATTCAGACCAAATGCGGGATCCGAAACGGCTTCTTCGACTTCTCCAAAGAGCATATTGTAAACTCGGTAGAGAACAGTCTGAAGCGCCTGAAGACCGACTATGTCGATGTCCTGCTGCTGCACCGTCCGGACACCCTCATGGAGCCTGAGGAAGTAGCAGAAGCCTTTGATCAGCTGGAGAGCAGAGGTTTGGTTAAACACTTCGGCGTCAGCAACCAGAATCCCCTGCAGATTGAATTGCTGAAAAAGAACGTGAAGCAGCCCCTGCTGTTTAACCAGCTTCAGCTCAGCGTAATGGTCACCGGCATGATCGATTCCGGAATTAACGTCAATATGACCAACTCAGGATCCGTAGTCCATGATGGAGGCATCCTGGAATACAGCCGCCTGCATGATATGACCATTCAGCCTTGGTCGCCATTCCAATACGGTTTCTTTGAAGGCGTATTCCTCGGCAACGAGAAGTTCCCGGAGCTGAATGAAGTCATTAACCGTCTGGCTGCGGAAAAAGGGGTAGCCGATACGGCTATTGCCATTGCCTGGCTTCTGCGCCATCCGGCTAAGATGCAGCCGATTGTCGGCACCACCAACACTAAGCGTTTGCTCGACATCGCCAAAGCTTCGGATATTACGCTCAGCCGCCAGGAATGGTACGAGATCTACCGCGCTGCGGGTAATGTGCTTCCATAA